In Aspergillus nidulans FGSC A4 chromosome II, the genomic stretch GTCAGCAAAGCCATTCCCAGACTAACCATCTAACTGGAGAAGACTTCTTTCAGCAGGTCACACATCAGCGTTATTGACCGctttccctccttcaggACACCATCCATGGCCAGAAACGGATGTGGCATGCCCTTCATCACCTGCAAATCGACTTCAACCTCAGCCTgcttcaacttctccgcaTACTGCTCTCCCTCGCTCCGTAATACGTCCAGCTCACCTACCATGATCAGCGCCCGGGGCAGCGCCGACCAATCACCTGTGTAGAATAGCGGACTTGCCTCAGGGTGTGACCAGTCTTTCTCATTGGGTAGGTAGTGGTTGCGGTACCATAGCATCTTCGCGGCCGGCAAAGCTGGCACAAACTCATACCGTCGGTAGGATTCATTATTTGAGACTGTTGCTGTGTTGTCCATGACTGGCACGGAgagcagctgcgcaaggaacCTGACCGGAGGTGATAACGTTAACGCCTTGTGAGTGATGATCGCAGCTAGGTTTCCGCCTGCTGATGAACCCCCCGTTGCAATTTTGCTGATGTTGATATTTAGGTTTGCCGGTCCGTCCGATAGCAGCCACAAAAAGGATTCCCAGCAATCATGCACCGCCGCTGGCCAGGGGTTTTCCGGTGCGAGACTACAAAACATCCGTCAGTTGTTGAAGACCTAACAACGAATGCGAAGCGGAGGCCAAGATACCGATAATCAACTGTAACGACCACGCATCCTCCCCTACTACACAAGTTCGTGCAGACCACATTCTCCGTGTCAATGTTTCCTAGCACCCAGCCGCCTCCGTGGAAGTACAACATTACGGGCCATCCTCCCTCGGGCGCCTCCCCAATCGGCGTGAATGCCCGCAGCAATATCTCCGGCCCCTCAGTAGCGCGTCGCTTGATGGTGATATCGACTGTCTTGCCAACATCTACAAGTGGTCCGCCACCCGGAATCAAAATACCGCTTGTGCGCGAGGTCTCAACGGGCTGAAGATGGACTTGTTGCTTGTCGATGACGTGGGCGTTGTAGAATGCGACGTACTCAGGATCTAAAAGGTCTTTGACGGAAGGGTGGAGGGGATATGGAggcgaggtgctggagatGGACATCTTGTCGATAGGTTGCATCAAG encodes the following:
- a CDS encoding alpha/beta hydrolase (transcript_id=CADANIAT00004296), which translates into the protein MSISSTSPPYPLHPSVKDLLDPEYVAFYNAHVIDKQQVHLQPVETSRTSGILIPGGGPLVDVGKTVDITIKRRATEGPEILLRAFTPIGEAPEGGWPVMLYFHGGGWVLGNIDTENVVCTNLCSRGGCVVVTVDYRLAPENPWPAAVHDCWESFLWLLSDGPANLNINISKIATGGSSAGGNLAAIITHKALTLSPPVRFLAQLLSVPVMDNTATVSNNESYRRYEFVPALPAAKMLWYRNHYLPNEKDWSHPEASPLFYTGDWSALPRALIMVGELDVLRSEGEQYAEKLKQAEVEVDLQVMKGMPHPFLAMDGVLKEGKRSITLMCDLLKEVFSS